Proteins found in one Bordetella genomosp. 11 genomic segment:
- a CDS encoding trimeric intracellular cation channel family protein: protein MLLLILDLAGTFVFALSGATAGVKRRLDLFGVLVLSFVAGNFGGITRDLLIGSVPPGAISDWRYLAVSLLAGTITFYWSTAIEKLSSPVLIFDAAGLALFAVSGAQKALAFGLNPLMAALLGMLTGIGGGMVRDILAAEIPAVLRADIYAVAALAGAGIVVVGQMLDVPAIAATLAGALVCFGLRLMAIRRGWRLPVAGARE from the coding sequence ATGCTGCTTCTGATCCTCGATCTTGCCGGCACCTTCGTCTTCGCCCTGAGCGGAGCGACTGCCGGCGTCAAGCGGCGCCTGGACCTTTTCGGCGTGCTCGTGCTGTCGTTCGTCGCCGGCAATTTCGGCGGCATCACGCGCGACCTGCTGATCGGATCGGTACCTCCCGGCGCCATCAGCGACTGGCGGTACCTCGCGGTCTCGTTGCTGGCCGGGACGATCACCTTCTACTGGTCCACGGCCATCGAGAAGCTGAGCAGTCCCGTACTGATCTTCGATGCCGCGGGGTTGGCCCTCTTCGCGGTTTCTGGCGCGCAGAAAGCGCTCGCCTTCGGACTGAACCCGCTGATGGCGGCCCTGCTGGGGATGCTCACCGGCATTGGCGGCGGTATGGTCCGCGATATCCTTGCGGCCGAAATCCCCGCCGTACTCCGCGCCGATATCTACGCCGTCGCGGCCCTGGCGGGCGCAGGCATCGTAGTGGTCGGCCAAATGCTCGACGTCCCCGCCATCGCTGCCACCCTGGCCGGCGCGCTGGTTTGCTTCGGCCTGCGGCTGATGGCCATCCGTCGCGGCTGGCGCCTGCCCGTGGCGGGTGCCCGGGAATAG
- a CDS encoding FUSC family protein produces MMPSLLARLQDLDPDGHGRIKGLRLVAAYGIAAMLGGVHALATLRLPPATLAFLAGAYALWASVSEARATPGASCRDLAVLCATSGLGALLYIGVGPSLARLMPAGAEFALVLGAFLVGFLKRFGVLGAGMGSQVYIGEILAYSFNFDRTDLVSVGVAVSIAIPSAIIPRLLAGRFEYTGTVGALSPADIPNRWPLAPETIMGIQAAIAAVIAIAINQAFGLAESVWAVTAAAYVVASTASGTVERVRRRIVGTLVGVPLGLICLPLATHAPVLLWSAGALAMVLYGIALPKRYDIACGAFAFTLVVTLAASGQHSIELLAARTWQTILGGTLGLAAALWILPLRERRGGLSRGQ; encoded by the coding sequence ATGATGCCATCGCTGCTGGCCCGACTACAGGACCTCGACCCCGACGGGCACGGTCGCATCAAGGGGCTGCGGCTGGTGGCGGCGTACGGCATTGCGGCGATGCTGGGCGGCGTGCACGCGTTGGCCACCCTGCGGCTGCCGCCTGCCACGCTCGCGTTCCTGGCCGGGGCCTATGCCCTCTGGGCGAGCGTCTCGGAAGCCCGCGCGACCCCTGGCGCATCGTGCCGCGACCTTGCGGTCCTGTGCGCGACATCGGGACTTGGGGCGCTGCTGTATATCGGCGTTGGACCCTCCTTGGCGCGCCTGATGCCGGCGGGCGCGGAATTCGCGCTGGTGCTCGGCGCTTTCCTGGTGGGATTCCTGAAGCGATTCGGCGTCCTTGGCGCGGGAATGGGGTCGCAGGTCTACATCGGCGAAATCCTGGCGTATAGCTTCAACTTCGACCGCACCGACCTGGTGTCGGTCGGCGTGGCGGTATCGATAGCGATCCCGTCCGCCATCATCCCCAGGTTACTGGCAGGCCGGTTCGAGTACACGGGGACGGTCGGGGCGCTCTCGCCAGCGGATATTCCGAACCGCTGGCCCTTGGCCCCCGAAACCATCATGGGGATACAGGCGGCTATCGCGGCGGTGATAGCCATTGCGATCAACCAGGCGTTCGGGCTGGCGGAATCCGTTTGGGCAGTCACGGCCGCGGCCTATGTCGTGGCGAGCACGGCATCCGGCACCGTCGAGCGTGTGCGACGGCGGATCGTGGGCACATTGGTGGGTGTGCCCCTGGGGCTGATATGCCTGCCCCTGGCCACGCATGCGCCGGTGCTGCTATGGAGCGCGGGTGCGTTGGCGATGGTCCTGTACGGTATTGCGCTGCCTAAGCGCTATGACATTGCTTGTGGGGCGTTCGCGTTCACCCTCGTCGTTACGCTGGCGGCCAGCGGGCAGCATTCCATCGAGCTCCTGGCGGCGCGTACCTGGCAGACGATATTGGGTGGGACATTGGGCTTGGCGGCGGCGCTTTGGATATTGCCCTTGCGAGAGCGGCGGGGCGGGCTTTCCCGGGGGCAATGA
- a CDS encoding LacI family DNA-binding transcriptional regulator, with protein MKSGPRAQDVAALAQVSQSAVSRAFTPGASVSEETRRKVLAAAQRLGYRPNAMARSLITRQSRIVALVMSYLENQFYPLVVQLLSQRLQKEGYHVLMFIAEMDEAADGVLADILQYQVDGIVLASAMLSPTLAHSCAEVGVPVVQFNRVSDLGGLARHATSSVSSDNAGGGRMVAEYLLAHGYRRPAFLAGLEDSSTSLERERGFTEALAESKREVISREAGHYSFDGAQAAVRRMFAGPDAPDAIFAANDHMAIAALDVLRQELGLRVPAQVAVIGFDDVPQAAWGAYRLTTVRQSVSSMVDATVGLLLEQMRGEIRARDVVVPCVLVERDTVHR; from the coding sequence ATGAAATCGGGCCCGCGTGCGCAGGATGTCGCCGCCCTGGCGCAAGTATCGCAATCGGCGGTCAGCCGCGCGTTCACGCCGGGCGCCAGCGTTTCGGAGGAAACGCGGCGCAAGGTGCTGGCCGCGGCCCAGCGGCTTGGGTATCGGCCCAATGCGATGGCGCGCAGCCTGATCACGCGCCAGAGCCGCATCGTCGCGCTGGTGATGAGCTACCTGGAGAACCAGTTCTATCCACTCGTAGTGCAACTGCTGTCGCAGCGCCTGCAGAAGGAGGGATACCATGTGCTGATGTTCATCGCCGAGATGGACGAAGCCGCGGATGGGGTGCTGGCCGATATTCTGCAATACCAGGTCGATGGCATCGTCCTGGCGTCGGCCATGCTGTCGCCCACGCTGGCGCACAGCTGCGCCGAGGTCGGCGTACCCGTGGTGCAGTTCAACCGAGTGTCGGATCTTGGAGGGCTGGCGCGCCATGCGACCAGTTCGGTCAGCTCGGATAATGCCGGGGGTGGACGCATGGTGGCCGAATACTTGCTGGCGCATGGCTATCGCCGTCCCGCTTTCCTCGCGGGCCTGGAGGACTCTTCGACCAGCCTGGAACGCGAGCGCGGCTTTACCGAAGCGTTGGCGGAAAGCAAACGGGAAGTGATAAGCCGCGAGGCAGGCCACTACAGTTTCGATGGCGCGCAAGCGGCCGTGCGCCGGATGTTCGCAGGCCCGGACGCGCCGGATGCCATTTTCGCCGCCAACGACCACATGGCCATCGCGGCCCTGGACGTGCTGCGGCAGGAACTGGGATTGCGCGTGCCCGCGCAGGTGGCTGTCATCGGCTTCGACGACGTCCCGCAAGCGGCCTGGGGGGCGTACCGGCTTACCACCGTGCGTCAATCCGTGAGCTCCATGGTCGATGCGACGGTCGGCCTGCTGCTCGAGCAGATGCGCGGCGAGATACGCGCGCGCGATGTCGTAGTCCCTTGCGTGCTGGTGGAACGGGATACCGTGCACCGATAG